The genome window TTTCAGGATCGCTGCTGTCAAGATAGACGCCTTGTTGAATAAGCGATTTTCTCACTGCGGCAACATCAATATGCCTAGGTTGGATGTTTTGTCGTGCCGCCAGTGATGCTGCGACACCGGCAGCCTGCCCCGTGGCAAAGCATGGTACTATAAGACGCAAGGAGTTGTCGGCAAGATAGTCAGACGAAATACAACGTCCAGCAACAAGCAATCCGTCAACGTTCTTCGGAACAAGACATCGAAAAGGAATGTCATAGTTTAACCTTGCCGGATCGTAGAGTTTGTAGCCGAGAAGATACGAGCCCAATCGCGCAATTGAGTCTTCAAAATGTCGGCTTGATCTGAGGTCATCGTCGGTCAGAGTGTATTCCCCTCGGATACGACGGCTCTGCCGTACCCCAAACTGCGGCAGTGTCTCTTTGATGCGCGCATTCTCCCAACCGGGCAGATGAGTGCGCAGATAGTATAAGGAGCAAAAATAATCGCGGCGCATTTGTGTCTCTGCCTTACTAACTTCCTCAGCATCTGTCACATCAACCCCTTGTAGATACCGATGACGGTCCAGCATGACACCTCCGTTCAGCTTGCTGGCTTCTGCCACAACTTTCAGGAAGTGTTCAGGGGACTTCTTCTTAAACACCGCAACTTTTGCGCGGTCTATGCCATCAACTGTTACGCCCAGCGTCACATCGTGAGTATCACTGTCACACTTGCATCCTGCGCGAAACGCAACATCTGCGTCAGCAGTGCAGTCTATCACAACCTTGGCAAGAAGGGCCCTGCGGCCGCTCTTACTCTCGGTGAAGAAACCGCGAACGTATGCACCATCAGTGATTGGATCACACACCAACGTGTGCAGGAGCAACTCTGCTCCTGCTTCTTCCAGCATTTCTGCGGCCTGCCACTTAAAAACCTCTGGGTCAACCGCGTAATCGCCACAGCGATTTGGACCTTGAATTGCGTCAAATGTCTCCATTCGCTTCCTGATATCCAAAGCAATACCGCCAGCTTTGGGACGGACTCCATCCCCCATACCAAACACCCAGAGAACATGAGCGCCGGTAATCATCCCTCCAAGATATCCATATCGTTCAACGACGAGCGTTTTCGCTCCTTCGCGCGCGGCAGCAATACCGGCAGCAATACCGGCAGGACCGCCTCCAGCAACAAGCACGTCAACTGTTCTCTTAATTGGAATGCGATGTTGTGGTTCAACCTCAATATCGTTATTGTGCATCATAGATTCTGTTCCTCCTCTTTTGCCTCTCCTTCTAAGAGAGTGTGAGTTAATACTCCTAGTCCAGAACGCAAAGTATTTACAATCAAATCTATCTCATCCTTTTCCAACATCTCATCTAAATAGGAAAAGACCACATTCAGCTTACCCTGAAACTGGTTAAAGAATATTCCAAGCCCCGGAGGAATTGGAACTCTGGGCATATGGAAAATATTATGGATCTTTTTTCCCATAAACATCGGAGAATCGTATGCAGATTCACCAATATAGGAAAAACAAAAAGAAGAGATCTGCCCTTTCAATGGCAGTCGCATCAAATAGCTTAAAACAGGCAAAGGAGCGATTCGCATCAAAAGACTTGCTTTCTCAATATCCGCAGGTAAGTCTGCCTTTATCTGATCATAGATCTGCTGCTTAATCGATTGCAAAAGAACAGGAAAACTGTCAGCTTCATTTGCTTTCACTCGAAGTAGAAAAAAGGACATATGATTAAAGAAAACCTCTTGATGTACCTTTTCTACTGGACGCGTGTCAATAGACACAGGAATTATATAATCACCTGTGCGTATACCCCTTTTGAGAAAAATGCTGTGCAAAGCCTCCATGGAAATTGCTAATGCATACGGCATAAGCATTAAATAACCTGCTTTATTATATGCAGTTTCGATAATCGCAGATGTCTGGCGTTTATCAAGAGAGATTGTCTTAAATTTGAATATCTGATTATTAGACGCTGAGTCTAAGGGTAAAGCACGCGCTTTATTCTCTGATAATTGTACCAGCTTCCTATTTACACGCTTACCTGCTTCAAATTTTTCCTGCCACTTACATAGATGAGCTGGTTCTGTAAGAGAAATCCCCTGGGAATAATCCATATTCAAGAATGCTTCAGCTCCTCTGACGTCAAATAAACAATGGTCAAACACTACACCTAGAAAACTTGTTTTTCCTGTATGGACAAGATGAAATGCAAGATGTTCCCTGACACTGTTGAATGGCGTGTTTATTCCGTGCTCCAGTGTAGAGAGAACCTTGCTGAATGCCGCATTATCGTCAAGGTGATAGGTCCTAATATCTAGAGGCAGCATTTTATGTCTGGGATAAATCTTCCAGTACGGGGCAAGATTGTAATCCCGCATCGGTCTGCCATTTACAACCGGGAATTTTTTAATGAATTTGTTCAGGCATCCCCGAAGCATTGTCCCATCAAGTTTTCCTTCCAGGCGTAGGACAATCTGAAACGTATTCCCAGCAGCAGTTTTTCTTCTGATCATATAGTCAATTGTATGAATGATCCAGTCAATGCCGGTTAAATAGCGTTTCATACTAACTCATTCTGCTGATATATGACGCCAGCAAGTGGATAGTTTGAGAGTTTTCTCGTGTTAGGCCTGATTCCATTAACTTTAAATTAAATGTTTTTTCAATAAAGACGAGAAGCTCCACAAAACTAAATGAATCAACTCCTAGTGTATGAAGAGGAGCATTTGGTGAGATCGTTGAAGAATCTACAGCCAAGATTGTAGCAACCTCTTGAATCAGTGTTTCTTCGATATGTTTTAATCCTATCATTGTTTCAATCTGATCATTGCTTTCTCACGCCCACAATTATACCTAATACAATTAATTCCCTGTATTTGAGCAGGTTCAGTCTTTCTGCATATATTTATATTGTAGGGATTATGGCTAATTGGACATGCATAGTGTATCTGCTTTTTTAACATGAGGGCAGCAGCAGTACAATTAAAACTGGTTCCTGTCATCATACTGCCGAATATTGGCGAATACCCTGAGATGCAAACACCTGATTCTGCAGCCTTTTGATATTCTTTCTCGTCTCCTGCAATACCGTCAGCATCAAGAATGAGCATATCCGGTCTATTTTTTTCAATCTCTTTATCATTTAAAGAGACTGCTACTTTACAATATTTCTTATGAGATTTTTTCAGGGTCGTCAGAAAGAATACACTTCCTTCTCCTGGTACTGCTACAGGCGTTTTTGAGAAGTCAAATGGTTTGATTCTGCCATCTCCAGCAATTCGTAACTTTTGCCTGCAGATGTATTCCATAACTGTGCCGCATTCATCAACGCTTCCAACAAGAACATATTCACACCGTTCCTCATAAAGCCAGGCTCGCGCAAGGATAAGAGCCTGATGAAACGAAAATTCAAACTGAGTAAGTGTAATGGTTGGACCACGGCTATCCAACACAGATGTAATATAAGACGCTGCTGCATTATGGACAGAATGAGAAAATAGCGTTGGAGAAGCATTCCTATCACCATATTCAAGCATATCATCCAGAAAGCGGAATGTTGTTACATGCGGGCCAAATGCTGTTGAGACAATAATACCAAGAGAAGATTTCTTTTTATTAAGATTAATGCCACTATCCACTACAGCGTCACTGGCTGCTAATACTGCCATTTTACTGAATCTATCCGCACGACGTATCCCGCCCAAAATTCTTTTGTCTGTGATTGATTCTTCCTTCACATGATAACAGGAATCTTCAGGCTTTATCCATCCATGCCTCAATGCGTCATCATAGCGGTTAATTCCCCGTCCCCCGCTAAAAACAACACCTATTCCAAAAATATTCATGCTCCTCTCCCAATAACAATCGCAGCATTGTTGCCGCCAAAGGCAAGGGACGTAGAAAGGGCAAAAGATCCGTGTATGCTCGTCTTCTCTCTAACCGGCGTTATAGGTATTTCATCATCCTGATTTACAAAACCAGCGCTTGCAGGTATCCATCCTTCCAGAAGCGCAGCACCTGTAAAAACAGCTTCCAATCCTCCTGCGCCGCCAAGTGTATGCCCTGTAAATCCCTTTGTAGAAAGAACCTTAATATCCTTGCCAAAAACCCTTGATAGAACCATACCCTCAACTTTATCATTATCATGGGTTGCAGTGCCATGGGCATTAACAAAACAGACATCTTGAGAACTAATGTGCGATTCAGAAAGCGCTCTCTGAATCGCCGCTTCTAAACCTGTGCCATCAGGTCTTGGAGCAGTAAGATGATATGCATCTGCTGAAGCGCCGTATCCAGCAAGATACAATCTAGGGGCATTGCCCGAGGCATTGCCTCTCTTACGAGCACATGTTTCTCTCTCAAGCACAAGAATTCCAGCTCCTTCTCCTAAGTTTAATCCCTTACGACCTCTATCAAATGGAGCACATAATGATTCACTAACAATACCAAGTGCCCTAAAACCGCATATAGGAATACGGTTCAATTCGTCTGCACCACCAGCAATAGCGATATCACACTCTCCATTCCTTAACCAGGATAACGCTACTCCAATCGCATCAGCGCCCGAAGAACATGCATTCACCACAGTAACACGTGGACCTTTTGCTCCTATAGTATTTGCAACAGCTTGGGAAAGGTTCCCTTTTAAAAAGCGGTCAACAGAATCCATCGGTGCCTCTCCCGTACTCCGGTATGAACGATAGAATTCAACATCATTTAACTGGCTTGCCACAGTA of bacterium contains these proteins:
- a CDS encoding FAD-dependent oxidoreductase is translated as MMHNNDIEVEPQHRIPIKRTVDVLVAGGGPAGIAAGIAAAREGAKTLVVERYGYLGGMITGAHVLWVFGMGDGVRPKAGGIALDIRKRMETFDAIQGPNRCGDYAVDPEVFKWQAAEMLEEAGAELLLHTLVCDPITDGAYVRGFFTESKSGRRALLAKVVIDCTADADVAFRAGCKCDSDTHDVTLGVTVDGIDRAKVAVFKKKSPEHFLKVVAEASKLNGGVMLDRHRYLQGVDVTDAEEVSKAETQMRRDYFCSLYYLRTHLPGWENARIKETLPQFGVRQSRRIRGEYTLTDDDLRSSRHFEDSIARLGSYLLGYKLYDPARLNYDIPFRCLVPKNVDGLLVAGRCISSDYLADNSLRLIVPCFATGQAAGVAASLAARQNIQPRHIDVAAVRKSLIQQGVYLDSSDPETPVVPEGTEDTPLQIWDDDL
- a CDS encoding acyl carrier protein, coding for MIGLKHIEETLIQEVATILAVDSSTISPNAPLHTLGVDSFSFVELLVFIEKTFNLKLMESGLTRENSQTIHLLASYISRMS
- a CDS encoding beta-ketoacyl synthase chain length factor, which gives rise to MNIFGIGVVFSGGRGINRYDDALRHGWIKPEDSCYHVKEESITDKRILGGIRRADRFSKMAVLAASDAVVDSGINLNKKKSSLGIIVSTAFGPHVTTFRFLDDMLEYGDRNASPTLFSHSVHNAAASYITSVLDSRGPTITLTQFEFSFHQALILARAWLYEERCEYVLVGSVDECGTVMEYICRQKLRIAGDGRIKPFDFSKTPVAVPGEGSVFFLTTLKKSHKKYCKVAVSLNDKEIEKNRPDMLILDADGIAGDEKEYQKAAESGVCISGYSPIFGSMMTGTSFNCTAAALMLKKQIHYACPISHNPYNINICRKTEPAQIQGINCIRYNCGREKAMIRLKQ
- a CDS encoding beta-ketoacyl-[acyl-carrier-protein] synthase family protein, which codes for MGAISAAGANLAETLDTFQRGQVNKKPVFEHRMSTLNLALCAVDEALNDAELKKDIEHFRVGVCLGTTVASQLNDVEFYRSYRSTGEAPMDSVDRFLKGNLSQAVANTIGAKGPRVTVVNACSSGADAIGVALSWLRNGECDIAIAGGADELNRIPICGFRALGIVSESLCAPFDRGRKGLNLGEGAGILVLERETCARKRGNASGNAPRLYLAGYGASADAYHLTAPRPDGTGLEAAIQRALSESHISSQDVCFVNAHGTATHDNDKVEGMVLSRVFGKDIKVLSTKGFTGHTLGGAGGLEAVFTGAALLEGWIPASAGFVNQDDEIPITPVREKTSIHGSFALSTSLAFGGNNAAIVIGRGA